The proteins below are encoded in one region of Toxoplasma gondii ME49 chromosome IV, whole genome shotgun sequence:
- a CDS encoding eukaryotic initiation factor-6, putative (encoded by transcript TGME49_318700~Signal peptide predicted by SignalP 2.0 HMM (probability 0.594) with cleavage site probability 0.403 at residue 20): MNASCAALWSLGSSRMATRAQFESSNEVGVFAKLTNSYCLVALGGSEHFYSTLEAELAPHIPVVHATVGGTRVIGRVCVGNRRGLIVPSITTDQELQHLRNSLPDSVEIRRVEERLSALGNNVACNDYVALLHTDMDKETEEIVQDVLGVEAFRATIGKQTLVGSYCHFTNQGGLVHVMTPVEDMEELSQLLQVPLTAGTVNRGSDLVGAGLIANDWAAFCGMDTTATELAVVERIFKIATRNQQKLNLVDDLTLRSSLIDTLS, from the exons ATGAACGCATCCTGCGCGGCACTCTGGTCACTTGGCTCTTCTAGGATGGCGACGC GTGCACAATTTGAGTCGAGCAACGAAGTGGGTGTTTTCGCGAAGCTCACCAATTCGTACTGTCTCGTTGCTCTTGGAGGCTCGGAGCACTTTTACAGCACTCTCGAGGCGGAGTTGGCTCCGCATATCCCCGTCGTCCATGCCACTGTTGGCGGCACTCGAGTGATTGGGCGAGTCTGCGTAG GCAACCGGCGCGGCTTAATCGTCCCGTCGATCACGACGGACCAGGAGCTTCAGCACTTGCGGAACTCGCTGCCCGACTCTGTGGAGATTCGTCGAGTCGAGGAGCGACTGTCTGCGCTGGGGAACAACGTCGCGTGCAACGACTacgtcgctcttctccatACAGACATGGAcaaggaaacggaggaaaTCGTGCAGGACGTGCTCGGCGTCGAAGCCTTTCGCGCGACCATTGGCAAACAAACTCTCGTCGGCAGCTACTGCCACTTCACCAACCAAGGCGGCCTG GTGCACGTCATGACGCCGGTCGAAGACATGGAGGAActctctcagcttcttcaAGTGCCTCTGACTGCGGGAACCGTGAACCGCGGCTCTGACTTGGTTGGCGCAG GTCTGATTGCGAACGACTGGGCAGCCTTCTGTGGCATGGACacgacagcgacagagcTTGCAGTGGTTGAAAGGATCTTCAAAATCGCGACGCGAAATCAACAGAAACTGAACTTGGTGGACGACCTGACGCTTCGGTCCTCGCTCATCGACACGCTGTCTTAA
- a CDS encoding PP2C, putative (encoded by transcript TGME49_318660), which yields MPHLQIRRSFYVPGAARVLASLTKRSSASTQKYGTTEWDGSHTLNHDSRLCVPAEKVKSETGWETPPAGWPCSGQTGDFVGICNEPGSKNPDQQLSHVTTGMAEKCGASTVVNTSVMSSPVESRNSLRDSVEVACQELTSPSVKGKIARAVADTEVLVLTAGRSSGKAPFGSEDSHDRIRSSSARSALSLKENRVSDGGPSRRHQKQGFHHESRRAAAAGKLTSKKERPYQEKARLFLNGEMSATLFVELGIATSCRKGLKKGFFNQDDFFAYQCDEWGLYGVFDGHGPGGHLVANFVQWHLPNIIHEYMITSEPRVALHRAFVEVNSMLTDASEAQKFDSASSGSTASVVLHRRQERKLFLAHVGDSRVVLARRNHQGRLVADCVTKDHKPDDPVERARIERHGGEVRRPTGHIPHRVFLKGKNYPGLAMSRSIGDSMGHCAGVTSEPDISDIDLLEDRDEVVIMCTDGVWEFMTPDEVVDIVSRYSIYQADEAAQELSREAWKRWLEQDGHSVDDITVQIIHLFPPAEEKHPRWS from the exons ATGCCGCATCTGCAAATCCGCCGGTCGTTTTATGTCCCAGGTGCTGCTCGTGTTCTTGCTTCATTGACAAAACGATCGAGCGCATCCACTCAGAAGTATGGTACGACAGAGTGGGACGGTAGTCACACGCTCAACCATGATTCCCGTCTCTGCGTGCCAGCTGAGAAAGTCAAAAGCGAAACTGGGTGGGAAACGCCTCCCGCGGGGTGGCCTTGCAGTGGTCAAACAGGAGATTTTGTGGGCATTTGCAACGAACCCGGCTCGAAGAACCCTGACCAGCAGTTGTCGCACGTGACGACAGGGATGGCAGAGAAATGTGGGGCAAGCACAGTTGTAAACACCAGCGTGATGTCATCGCCAGTTGAATCACGGAATTCGCTCAGGGACTCAGTTGAAGTCGCTTGTCAAGAATTAACATCTCCTTCGGTGAAGGGGAAGATAGCCCGGGCTGTAGCTGACACCGAAGTACTCGTTTTGACGGCAGGTAGGTCATCGGGAAAGGCTCCATTCGGAAGCGAAGACTCCCATGACAGAATTCGGTCGTCTTCAGCCCGATCGGCGCTCTCACTAAAGGAAAATCGCGTTTCGGATGGCGGTCCCAGCCGAAGACATCAAAAGCAAGGTTTTCATCATGAATCTCGTcgtgctgcagctgctggaaAGCTCACTAGCAAGAAGGAGCGTCCGTATCAGGAGAAAGCTCGCCTCTTCTTGAACGGGGAAATGTCTGCAACCCTGTTTGTGGAGTTAGGGATTGCAACATCCTGTAGAAAGGGTCTGAAGAAGGGCTTCTTTAATCAGGATGACTTTTTTGCATATCAGTGCGATGAATGGGGGCTGTATGGAGTGTTTGACGGGCACGGCCCTGGAGGTCACTTGGTGGCAAACTTTGTCCAGTGGCACCTACCGAATATCATTCACGAATACATGATTACGAGTGAGCCGAGGGTGGCACTCCACCGTGCATTTGTTGAAGTGAATTCTATGTTAACAGACGCTTCTGAGGCGCAAAAGTTCGACAGTGCCTCAAGTGGGTCAACGGCGTCTGTCGTTCTGCATCGACGACAAGAGCGCAAACTTTTCTTGGCGCACGTGGGAGATTCCAGGGTTGTTTTGGCCAGGCGGAACCACCAGGGGAGACTTGTTGCCGACTGCGTGACGAAAGATCACAAACCAGATGATCCAGTGGAGCGAGCTCGAATAGAACGACATGGTGGAGAAGTTCGACGTCCAACCGGCCATATACCCCACCGTGTGTTTCTGAAAGGCAAGAACTATCCAGGGCTTGCCATGTCACG ATCCATAGGCGACTCCATGGGTCACTGCGCCGGGGTGACTTCCGAACCGGATATTTCAGACATCGATCTGCTAGAGGATCGGGACGAAGTTGTGATCATGTGCACGGACGGGGTGTGGGAGTTTATGACTCCAGATGAAGTGGTTGATATAGTCAGCCGCTATAGCATATATCAG GCCGACGAAGCTGCCCAAGAACTTAGTCGTGAAGCGTGGAAGCGCTGGTTAGAGCAGGACGGTCATTCTGTTGATGACATAACCGTCCAGATCATCCACCTTTTCCCTCCTGCTGAAGAAAAGCATCCGCGATGGAGCTGA
- a CDS encoding 3'5'-cyclic nucleotide phosphodiesterase domain-containing protein (encoded by transcript TGME49_318675~Predicted trans-membrane domain (TMHMM2.0):237-260:269-292:308-331:373-396:408-431): protein MEERRLLKGNSQTPLKASDTQSTENELPLPKNLGGSSVHGRQSATTDAATHAPSIASVNSKAESAEPSQCSPSGDAPSELKSILVNRQLKPRDADEDADTGKGPCFGPTQSQFFGTGHSQSSCWERFTDFMMPLWENEVNFVLKEECDKQAFADRDPRPIRSKPKFLSQTIKAQETEATTVKSVTSVVSASSCATRAGQMKRRPLRTSLNFWGLTFLDKKIEEEFEFNNTRVFKYRNAFTGVVCFAIVALDYLLFLLAANSTVYLSGAPVALIGFHLIFSLSFVCIFCFVFIYKLPFFRTRQEQTSYMIVSMAYITVFIIVLATKIQLYWGDAWERLGKDFLTASLVFYKDPDYSPKKDVNDPRFAAFVVLNEILLSSVVDGYYYVVTLLFTAILPSRNRFIAVHQTIIVLLNCIVTLVGVGRYTALIFPALYRITTMVNAYILGLSGEFLAEVQRRGLFYEWYMMRKKLNQIHQERKKAQKKHATSGLDDLRTSFNEIRSVLIQAKMRCKEYDVTSEVSQALELVEEAMKLLTNSWNLYTVQMDDTLKKEEFIKAMDVEPRVKRICLVSGPQGSIRTAVRSMVEKAEHGSSSFDDRVAAPKVSLELPKVTSLLATKYAVDLLPVVGIDISYNILEFSKKCPDTVLQEVGYVLLNRIVCDWGCEDKVLCEFLYMVKTLYRENSYHNQIHGAMVAHYMVCLLRGLGINREMNSLSTAACAVAALCHDIGHPGRNNNFFVASGAPLAVLYNDKAVLENFHSALTFRVLGRHDCNVFAYLSDEEFKHVRANMIDLILATDMKTHFDFLSRFRNRRQAPGFNFHKVAEDQWLAAEICIRASDLGHAMTEWDQHFEWASRVVTEFYLQGEEERRLGLHVSPLCDRDDHPSFSKCQHGFLGYVVKPLIAELGECDTLQRIIPQLMQNLKENMERWEAFTNEGVNVVLSSAALAYDIKGQGVDVDVDVNVLTAKDILAQSSDSVSDLKHQRRSTSERRDSAMQSNSTVGAPAPGSEAVFANRSSKLQETLIQQQRDFEIQQQNLMKQIVELKEQNAFVKAELERQRAQVTRQYSGMDRQDKGLSLVEGHDNEKHHHASSQSSALKKASQNSGTTLECFTSNSLFDGLNRS from the exons ATGGAGGAGCGACGACTCTTGAAGGGGAATTCACAAACCCCGCTTAAGGCCTCGGATACTCAGTCAACTGAGAATGAGTTGCCTCTGCCGAAAAACCTTGGCGGTAGTTCTGTGCACGGTCGCCAAAGTGCGACGACCGACGCGGCGACACATGCCCCGAGTATAGCAAGCGTGAATAGCAAAGCCGAATCTGCAGAACCATCGCAGTGCTCTCCAAGTGGCGACGCGCCTTCCGAGCTAAAATCGATTTTGGTCAATCGCCAGCTGAAGCCACGTGACGCAGATGAGGATGCTGACACTGGGAAGGGTCCGTGCTTCGGGCCCACTCAGTCTCAATTCTTTGGAACTGGTCACTCTCAGTCCAGCTGTTGGGAGCGGTTTACGGATTTTATGATGCCCCTCTGGGAAAACGAAGTTAACTTCGTCCTTAAGGAGGAATGTGACAAGCAAGCATTTGCAGACCGGGACCCGCGGCCTATTAGATCAAAGCCCAAGTTTTTGTCCCAAA CAATAAAAGCGCAGGAAACGGAGGCAACAACGGTGAAAAGTGTTACTTCTGTCGTGTCCGCGTCTTCATGTGCCACACGAGCCGGACAGATGAAGCGTCGACCACTGCGGACGAGCCTGAATTTTTGGGGTCTTACATTTTTGGACAAGAAGATTGAGGAAGAATTCGAGTTTAATAATACTCGAGTGTTCAAATATAGGAACGCGTTCACAGGTGTTGTGTGTTTTGCCATCGTCGCGCTTGACTATTTGCTATTCCTATTGGCTGCAAATTCCACCGTGTATCTATCTGGAGCTCCTGTAGCTCTCATTGGCTTTCATCTCATATTCAGTTTGTCCTTCGTATGCATTTTCTGTTTCGTATTCATCTACAAATTGCCGTTTTTCCGGACGCGACAGGAACAAACGAGTTACATGATCGTCAGCATGGCATACATAACTGTATTCATTATTGTTTTAGCTACCAAAATCCAGCTGTACTGGGGGGATGCGTGGGAGAGACTGGGCAAGGACTTCCTGACTGCCAGTCTGGTTTTCTACAAGGACCCCGATTATTCACCGAAAAAGGATGTCAACGACCCCCGTTTCGCGGCCTTTGTCGTCCTGAATGAGATACTTCTCAGCAGCGTCGTGGATGGTTACTACTACGTCGTAACTCTCCTGTTCACTGCCATATTGCCTTCGCGGAATCGTTTTATTGCAGTACACCAAACAATCATTGTCCTTCTGAACTGCATCGTCACCCTTGTGGGCGTGGGCAGATACACAGCGCTGATTTTCCCCGC GTTATATCGAATTACCACGATGGTAAACGCATACATACTCGGTCTGTCGGGTGAATTCTTGGCTGAGGTACAGCGGCGCGGCCTCTTCTACGAGTGGTAT ATGATGAGGAAAAAACTGAACCAGATCcaccaagagagaaagaaggctcAGAAGAAGCATGCAACTAGCGGACTGGATGATTTGCGGACGTCGTTTAACGAG ATTCGAAGCGTTCTTATACAAGCCAAGATGAGATGCAAGGAATATGATGTGACCTCAGAGGTCAGCCAAGCTCTCGAGCTTGTAGAGGAAGCCATGAAGCTCCTTACGAATTCGTGGAACCTCTACACGGTCCAGATGGACGACACCCTAAAAAAAGAG GAGTTCATTAAGGCCATGGATGTAGAGCCTAGAGTCAAAAGAATATGTCTTGTCTCTGGGCCTCAAGGGTCAATTCGGACTGCAGTGAGGAGCATGGTCGAGAAGGCTGAACATGGTTCGTCCTCATTCGACGACAGAGTTGCTGCCCCGAAAGTTTCGC TGGAACTTCCAAAGGTGACCAGCCTGTTGGCGACCAAATAC GCGGTCGATCTTCTTCCGGTAGTTGGCATCGACATCAGCTACAACATTCTGGAG TTCAGTAAAAAATGTCCAGATACGGTTCTTCAAGAGGTCGGCTACGTCTTGCTGAATCGAATCGTCTGCGACTGGGGCTGCGAGGATAAAGTTCTTTGCGAGTTCCTGTACATGGTCAAAACTCTCTATCGAGAAAACTCCTATCACAACCAAATTCACGGCGCAATG GTTGCCCATTATATggtttgtcttcttcgaggtCTGGGAATCAACCGCGA AATGAACTCTCTTTCCACAGCAGCCTGTGCTGTCGCTGCCCTCTGTCACGACATCGGGCACCCGGGTAGAAATAACAACTTCTTTGTCGCCTCGGGAGCTCCCCTG GCGGTGCTATACAACGACAAGGCAGTGCTGGAGAACTTCCATTCTGCTCTTACCTTCCGTGTCCTCGGCAGACACGACTGCAACGTGTTCGCGTATCTTTCGGATGAG GAATTCAAACATGTTCGAGCAAACATGATCGACTTGATCCTCGCAACGGACATGAAAACTCATTTCGACTTCCTTAGTCGCTTTAGGAACAGGCGCCAGGCACCAGGTTTCAACTTCCACAAAGTCGCTGAAGATCAATG GCTCGCTGCGGAGATCTGCATTCGAGCGTCCGATCTAGGGCATGCGATGACTGAATGGGACCAACACTTTGAGTGGGCCTCACGAGTTGTCACCGAATTTTATCTCCAGGGTGAAGAGGAACGCCGCCTGGGTTTGCATGTCTCGCCTCTTTGTGACCGAGATGATCATCCGTCGTTTTCCAAGTGCCAACACGGCTTCCTCGGCTACGTCGTCAAGCCACTCATTGCTGAACTGGGCGAATGCGACACCCTCCAAAGGATAAT ACCGCAGCTGATGCAGAACCTCAAAGAGAACATGGAACGATGGGAGGCATTTACGAACGAGGGCGTCAATGTGGTTTTGTCTTCTGCTGCGCTGGCGTATGATATCAAGGGACAAGGCGTTGACGTTGACGTTGACGTTAATGTCCTTACTGCGAAAGATATTCTAGCGCAGAGTAGCGACAGTGTTA GTGATTTGAAACATCAGAGGCGTTCAAC ATCAGAACGACGTGACTCAGCCATGCAAAGCAACTCAACAGTAGGGGCGCCCGCCCCTGGTTCAGAGGCGGTCTTCGCCAATCGCAGCTCGAAGCTACAGGAGACGCTTATTCAGCAACAGCGCGACTTTGAGATCCAGCAGCAGAACTTGATGAAGCAAATCGTCGAACTAAAGGAACAGAATGCGTTCGTGAAAGCGGAACTAGAACGCCAACGAGCTCAAGTGACGAGACAGTATTCAGGAATGGATCGCCAGGACAAGGGCCTAAGCTTGGTGGAGGGACACGACAATGAGAAGCATCATCATGCTTCCTCCCAGTCGAGCGCGTTGAAGAAAGCTTCGCAGAATAGCGGGACTACCCTTGAGTGTTTTACATCGAATAGTCTTTTCGATGGGCTTAATCGGTCCTGA
- a CDS encoding RNA recognition motif-containing protein (encoded by transcript TGME49_318690), giving the protein MAMEKKRSGFKRGSASTSAARAEASDHREAPDGGFSETAETLVHREFAGEKQHHQSKRRKVMGDERRHEGPEDGFFSPVTSPDNRGRGMASREGQQQVFQKKRGKSNSTSANLPQASRDPEKKLGSLAGGGDGRTCGPQQESRRQRGKELDMFSDENIQKGNGKLAGKNRKALEDRRQSSERPGGKRWNGRAVDVPPDYRSSRLIVKNLPPYITTAELKQKLSSLGGEITDVCLLRNERGKSRQCAFVGFKTQEQAMNVKDHFQSTFIHTRKVEISYALPRTTLSPSERGEAGSDGAGGAKAENAKNADSANRGKKVVKRAGLPRGTGEAKGKVTVVEEESVGARKAGVSSVRTRVLFDDDSDSEESSGESDADDNEDGKKEKHQRKKATVSSDTISGADDSKSGDDEIDDLAWLRQQSARTALAESADSLTNADAEDTPVSRRPDDTRDGGGAADSTEMAENEAADLALLGSHGRLLIQNLPFATTVDELRALCEEYGEVAETHLVVDEETQRPRGFGFVSFVFPEHAVASLPRLNGSIFQGRILRAFPARPDATRERRLQLREERRLARQKKLAGSSYKARKLQQLVSQDEQFAAEKVWNLLYVSANSAADAVLSELQADKAALLLDGEDAGRKGKALMDEGAGNLAGKNTAAATVALMEAHLLTQTRAWIKAEGISLEAFERRGNTLLTATYRQSSGTGQENPGSGTATGSGRGNQEKKEGSRSDIARSRDTLIVKHLPTAHVNEAELLRLFERVGPLARFLLAPSKTVAIVQYEREKDAEVAFRHLAYRQYKNVPLFLEKAPVNVFVEREEEIETARKGAVEEVRAAKIAERGVADGGSKNERQKKLAGSDDPKQTSACDWERQQPQRSSSRNASDVAVASRQKPLGSHSLDSSESGPAKQDPPTSLKKRKVKEIETIGNDVRGDFEEEVQGVSLFVKNVNFCTSEATLNDVFAGCPGLRRTILMVKKKAVSSSAAEATENGDAQTLLSMGYAFVEFDSAENALAACKRMQGVVVDDHVLQISISKAAGRRPRGEPGTGVKVRGGASSGSGKSQAQSNKVLVRNLAFQASASDLRGLFSAYGNVTRVCIPRQHEGRSRGFGFVDFATKQEAQNAVEALTGSHLYGRRLVLEPAQLEQVSKKASV; this is encoded by the coding sequence ATGGCaatggagaaaaaacgcagtgGGTTTAAGCGCGGCAGCGCCTCGACATCGGCGGCGAGGGCCGAAGCCTCTGACCATCGAGAAGCCCCAGACGGGGGATTCTCTGAAACAGCTGAAACTCTGGTGCACCGGGAGTTCGCAGGCGAGAAACAGCATCACCAGTCCAAGCGGCGTAAGGTAATGGGGGAtgaaagaagacacgaggGTCCCGAAGAcggttttttttctcccgtAACTTCCCCTGATAACAGAGGGCGTGGCATGGCTTCGCGGGAAGGACAACAGCAAGTCTTTCAAAAAAAACGCGGGAAAAGTAACTCTACCAGTGCAAACTTGCCTCAAGCATCTCGAGATCCGGAAAAGAAACTCGGCTCACTTGcgggaggaggcgacgggAGAACCTGTGGTCCACAGCAAGAGAGCAGGCGGCAAAGGGGAAAAGAACTTGACATGTTCTCCGACGAAAATATCCAGAAGGGAAATGGGAAGCTTGCgggaaagaacagaaaggcCCTTGAAGATCGCCGTCAGAGCAGCGAGCGACCAGGCGGAAAGCGGTGGAATGGTCGTGCGGTTGACGTGCCTCCCGACTACCGGTCTTCCCGTTTGATTGTCAAGAACTTGCCGCCGTACATTACGACAGCGGAGCTGAAACAGAAGCTGTCGTCTCTGGGTGGAGAAATAACCGATGTTTGTTTGCTGCGCAACGAACGAGGGAAAAGCCGCCAGTGCGCGTTCGTCGGCTTCAAGACGCAGGAGCAAGCCATGAATGTCAAAGACCACTTCCAAAGCACCTTTATTCACACCCGAAAAGTTGAGATTTCGTACGCTCTGCCTCGCACcacactgtctccttcggagCGCGGAGAAGCCGGTTCTGACGGAGCAGGCGGtgcgaaggcagagaacgcgaagaatgCCGATTCTGCCAatcgaggaaaaaaagtCGTGAAAAGGGCCGGATTGCCGCGAGGCACCGGCGAAGCGAAGGGGAAGGTAACAGTGGTGGAGGAAGAGTCGGTCGGCGCTCGGAAGGCCGGAGTTTCGAGTGTGCGTACACGCGTGCTCTTCGACGACGacagcgacagcgaggagagcagcggagagagcgacgctgATGACAACGAAGACGgcaaaaaggaaaagcaccagcgaaagaaggcgacTGTGTCCTCTGATACCATTTCGGGCGCTGACGATTCGAAATCCGGCGACGACGAAATCGATGACCTCGCGTGGCTCCGCCAGCAGAGCGCTCGCACAGCTCTCGCAGAGTCCGCTGATTCGCTAACGAAcgccgacgcagaagacactCCCGTCTCGAGGAGACCAGATGACACTCGGGACGGGGGAGGGGCAGCCGACTCAACGGAAATGGCGGAGAACGAAGCTGCAGATTTGGCGCTCCTCGGTTCCCACGGCCGCCTGCTGATTCAGAACCTTCCCTTCGCCACGACAGTGGACGAGCTGCGTGCCTTGTGCGAGGAGTACGGGGAAGTTGCAGAGACGCACCTGGTGGTTgacgaagagacgcagaggccgcGAGGCTTTGGattcgtctcctttgtctttccGGAGCACGCAGTTGCTTCCTTGCCGCGCTTGAACGGCTCCATTTTCCAAGGGCGGATTCTGCGCGCGTTCCCCGCGCGGCCCGACGCCACGCGCGAGCGGCGTCTCCAGCTGCGCGAAGAGCGGCGTCTAGCCCGGCAGAAAAAGCTCGCTGGAAGCAGCTACAAGGCTCGGAAACTCCAGCAGCTGGTCAGCCAGGACGAGCAGTTCGCTGCGGAAAAGGTGTGGAACTTGCTGTACGTCTCGGCGAATTCGGCTGCTGACGCCGTGCTCAGTGAGCTACAGGCAGACAAAGCCGCGCTGCTGTTGGACGGGGAAGATgctggaagaaaaggaaaagccCTGATGGATGAGGGCGCAGGAAATCTGGCGGGGAAGAACACGGCGGCGGCCACAGTCGCGCTCATGGAGGCCCACCTGCTCACTCAGACAAGGGCGTGGATTAAGGCAGAGGGAATCTCGCTCGAGGCCTTTGAGCGACGAGGAAATACTCTCCTTACTGCCACCTATCGCCAAAGCTCCGGCACTGGCCAGGAAAATCCTGGATCGGGGACTGCCACTGGTTCAGGCAGAGGCAaccaggagaagaaagaagggtCTCGATCGGACATCGCTAGATCGCGAGACACACTGATTGTCAAGCACCTGCCCACCGCGCACGTGAATGAGGCAGAGTTGCTGCGGCTCTTTGAGCGTGTCGGTCCTCTggctcgcttccttctcgccccCTCGAAAACGGTTGCCATTGTTCAGtacgaacgagagaaagacgcggaGGTGGCGTTTCGACACCTGGCATATCGTCAGTACAAAAACGTCCCGCTGTTCCTCGAGAAAGCGCCAGTGAATGTCTTcgtcgaaagagaagaagaaattgAAACGGCGCGAAAGGGGGCGGTCGAAGAAGTGCGCGCAGCGAAGATAGCCGAGAGAGGTGTCGCCGACGGCGGatcgaaaaacgagagacagaagaagctggCGGGAAGTGACGACCCAAAGCAAACATCGGCGTGCGActgggagagacagcagccacAGCGCAGCTCATCCAGAAACGCCTCAGATGTGGCAGTTGCCTCTCGGCAAAAGCCGCTCGGCTCTCATAGTCTTGACTCGTCTGAAAGTGGACCCGCAAAACAGGACCCGCCTACGAGTTTGAAGAAACGGAAGGTGAAGGAGATCGAGACGATTGGAAACGACGTTCGTGGGGACTTTGAAGAGGAGGTCCAAGGCGTGAGTCTTTTCGTCAAGAACGTCAATTTTTGCACTTCAGAGGCGACGCTGAACGACGTTTTTGCTGGGTGTCCAGGCCTCCGGAGAACGATACTCatggtgaagaagaaggcggtgTCGAGCAGTGCCGCCGAGGCcacagagaacggagacgcaCAAACTTTGCTATCCATGGGTTATGCCTTCGTGGAATTCGATTCGGCGGAAAACGCGCTGGCGGCGTGtaagcgcatgcagggcgTCGTCGTCGACGACCACGTATTGCAAATATCTATTTCCAAGGccgcaggaagaagaccaCGAGGAGAGCCTGGAACAGGAGTGAAAGTGCGCGGTGGCGCCAGCAGCGGAAGTGGCAAGAGCCAAGCTCAGAGCAACAAAGTACTAGTTAGGAATTTAGCTTTTCAAGCCTCCGCCTCCGATCTGCGAGGCCTGTTCTCGGCATATGGAAATGTCACACGCGTATGCATCCCTAGGCAACATGAagggcgaagcagaggatTTGGATTTGTCGATTTCGCAACGAAGCAAGAAGCACAGAACGCCGTCGAGGCTCTCACTGGGAGCCATCTGTACGGAAGAAGGCTTGTCCTGGAGCCGGCGCAGCTAGAGCAGGTTTCCAAAAAGGCATCGGTTTGA